One Candidatus Kinetoplastibacterium oncopeltii TCC290E genomic region harbors:
- a CDS encoding SAM-dependent methyltransferase → MIATLHLIPVRIGDSNPGFWMPEEALKQARKIKVYIAENAKSARSFLKDIGSLYQLNNIKIYQLSSNTTKNQISEWLSCFEECKDIGLISESGCPAIADPGSNVVLIAQSMGINIKPWTGPSSIFLSLMASGLNGQNFAFRGYPPIKSDELKRKIISWEKESNNINQTQIMIETPYRNMSLFKALLDDLNQDTLLCIASSITSECEYIKTLSVFEWKSKKTDFIYKKPTIFLFLAKFKKQSFNN, encoded by the coding sequence ATGATAGCTACATTACACCTTATACCAGTTAGAATAGGAGATTCTAATCCCGGATTCTGGATGCCGGAAGAAGCTCTAAAACAAGCTAGAAAAATTAAAGTATATATAGCAGAAAACGCTAAATCAGCAAGATCTTTTTTAAAAGATATAGGATCACTGTACCAATTAAATAATATAAAAATATATCAACTTTCAAGCAATACTACTAAAAATCAAATAAGTGAATGGCTATCTTGCTTTGAGGAATGTAAAGATATTGGATTGATATCAGAATCAGGTTGTCCTGCAATAGCAGATCCTGGATCAAATGTTGTTTTAATAGCTCAATCTATGGGTATAAATATAAAACCATGGACAGGTCCATCATCAATTTTTTTAAGTCTAATGGCTAGCGGTTTAAATGGTCAAAACTTTGCTTTCAGAGGATATCCCCCTATAAAATCAGATGAGCTTAAAAGAAAAATAATTTCTTGGGAAAAAGAATCTAATAATATAAACCAAACTCAAATTATGATAGAAACTCCTTATCGCAATATGAGTTTATTTAAAGCACTCTTAGATGATTTGAATCAAGATACCTTGTTATGCATAGCTTCTTCTATCACATCAGAATGTGAATATATTAAAACATTGTCAGTTTTTGAATGGAAAAGTAAAAAAACGGATTTTATATACAAAAAGCCAACAATATTTCTATTTCTGGCAAAATTTAAAAAACAATCTTTTAATAATTAA
- a CDS encoding RluA family pseudouridine synthase, with product MKNLTITEDLYGQRLDNFLLKVCKGVPKSHIYKMIRTKYVKVNNKKVDINYRLQLSDIVSIFQLKVSSVSEKNTKIIPRKFSTIYEDEYLLVIDKPSGVAVHGGSGISFGVIEQVREFYKNNNFLELVHRLDRDTSGLLIIAKKRSTLLAMHSMLRARLIDKKYIALVNGKWLNQRQHIKSCLSKWITKTGERRVMVDPNGQEAHSAVNLIRNYNDNYSLVEVELYSGRTHQIRVHLSSIGFPIIGDTKYGVDLSDCDEKIKEINLKRLFLHAHSLTFVHPNTGKNTKIISELPIECSTFISKLSSINY from the coding sequence GTGAAAAATTTAACTATTACAGAAGATCTTTATGGACAAAGACTTGATAATTTTCTATTAAAAGTCTGTAAAGGTGTGCCTAAAAGCCATATTTATAAAATGATAAGAACTAAATATGTAAAGGTAAATAATAAAAAAGTTGACATAAATTATAGATTACAACTATCAGATATTGTCTCTATTTTTCAACTTAAGGTTTCTAGTGTTAGCGAAAAAAATACTAAAATCATTCCGAGGAAATTCTCAACAATTTATGAAGATGAATACTTATTAGTTATAGATAAGCCATCTGGTGTAGCTGTGCACGGTGGAAGTGGAATATCATTTGGTGTTATAGAGCAAGTAAGAGAATTTTATAAAAATAATAATTTTTTAGAATTAGTTCATAGGTTAGATCGTGATACATCAGGTTTACTTATTATAGCAAAAAAGCGAAGTACGCTTCTAGCCATGCATTCTATGCTAAGAGCTAGATTAATTGATAAAAAATATATTGCTTTAGTTAACGGAAAATGGCTAAATCAGCGCCAGCATATTAAATCTTGCTTGTCTAAATGGATCACGAAAACTGGAGAAAGACGTGTTATGGTTGATCCAAATGGTCAAGAAGCTCATTCTGCAGTAAACTTAATAAGAAACTATAATGATAATTATAGTTTAGTTGAGGTTGAGCTGTATAGTGGTAGAACTCACCAAATACGAGTTCATCTGTCTTCTATCGGTTTTCCTATAATAGGCGATACAAAATATGGTGTTGATTTATCAGATTGTGATGAAAAAATAAAGGAAATAAATCTTAAGAGGTTATTCCTTCATGCCCATAGTTTGACCTTCGTTCATCCAAATACTGGTAAAAATACTAAGATAATATCAGAATTACCAATTGAGTGTAGTACTTTTATATCAAAATTAAGTAGCATTAATTATTAA
- a CDS encoding Rne/Rng family ribonuclease, which translates to MKRMLFNATHQEELRVAIVDGQKLIDIDIETAGREQRKGNIYKGTITRVEPGLEACFINYGEDKHGFLPFKEITKNYFKEGIDIKGARIQDVITEGLELIVQVEKEERGNKGAALTTFISLAGRYLVLMPNNPRGGGVSRRIEGEERQELRETMEQLSVPEGMSIIARTAGIGRTSNELQWDLSYLLQLWNAIDKASSENQSPILIYLESSLVIRAIRDYFSPNISEILIDNDDIVKQVTAFMSIVMPDNIQRVKHYQSDVPLFSRFQIEHQIETAYSRMIQLPSGGSIVIDHTEALVAIDVNSAKSTRGSDIEETALLTNQEAADEVARQLRLRDLGGLIVIDFIDMDDAKNQRSVEQRLRESLRVDRARVQMGKISKFGLIELSRQRLRPALNEASHKICPRCTGTGVIRDTESSALQILRLIQEEAMKEGTYIIHAQVPVDVATYLLNEKRNDINNIESQQKIKLILIPNKYLETPNYNIERLKQDDQKLEENKTSFRMIDAPINNIIFNNSETEEKIRPEAIVKTATPSQPAPMPIIKKDINKVKKNNIFKIILSWLWRKNTKNSDNNIEGISNTENSRILKVDRKYKYKNKQQNKISQNRKQPLNNEINDVNNKTESQTVYANKQLDTVNEDKNINSTINNKKDSIKNKRNILNDQSIVQNEEKLSKQITQDIDIANLTNVSPISEKSERKYVNRRRHNKKNRDFDNSLIKATDKIDHSFSSNLNVDSSKAQDIDLEKNKMNPIPEISISKKIDDDNQLLKSKLTNFTLNNAEGNISLEDKTKTSDSQGINLGILKMVETKTNDIHGNIEASNISAKLGRKTYVSDLSNCNKENNRKPLIQVETKK; encoded by the coding sequence ATGAAAAGAATGTTATTTAATGCAACGCACCAAGAAGAACTTCGCGTTGCAATTGTTGATGGGCAAAAACTTATAGATATTGATATAGAAACAGCTGGACGAGAACAACGTAAAGGCAACATATATAAAGGAACTATTACAAGAGTAGAACCTGGTTTAGAGGCATGCTTTATCAATTATGGTGAGGATAAACATGGATTCCTTCCTTTTAAAGAAATAACTAAAAATTATTTCAAAGAAGGTATTGATATCAAAGGAGCTAGGATACAAGATGTTATAACGGAAGGCTTAGAACTAATAGTACAAGTAGAAAAGGAAGAGCGTGGCAACAAAGGAGCTGCACTTACCACTTTCATTTCTCTAGCAGGAAGATATCTAGTTCTTATGCCAAATAACCCAAGAGGTGGTGGAGTATCCCGTAGAATAGAAGGAGAAGAACGACAAGAATTACGAGAAACCATGGAGCAATTAAGTGTTCCTGAAGGCATGAGCATTATAGCTCGCACCGCTGGTATTGGACGAACTTCAAACGAGCTTCAGTGGGATTTATCCTATTTATTACAATTATGGAATGCAATAGATAAAGCATCATCAGAAAATCAATCTCCAATACTTATATACCTAGAGTCTAGTTTAGTAATAAGAGCAATCCGTGATTACTTTTCCCCTAACATTAGCGAAATTCTAATAGACAATGACGATATAGTAAAACAAGTAACTGCATTTATGAGTATAGTCATGCCTGATAATATACAACGTGTAAAGCATTATCAGTCTGATGTGCCACTATTCTCAAGATTTCAAATAGAACATCAAATAGAAACTGCTTATTCTCGTATGATACAACTACCATCTGGAGGATCAATAGTTATTGATCATACTGAAGCATTGGTTGCTATAGATGTCAATTCAGCAAAATCTACAAGAGGTTCTGATATTGAGGAAACAGCCCTTCTAACTAATCAGGAAGCAGCTGACGAAGTAGCTAGACAATTAAGACTACGTGATCTCGGAGGACTTATTGTTATAGATTTTATTGATATGGATGATGCAAAAAATCAAAGATCAGTAGAACAAAGGTTGAGAGAATCTTTAAGAGTGGATAGAGCTAGAGTACAAATGGGCAAGATATCAAAATTTGGCTTGATAGAGCTATCTCGTCAAAGATTACGTCCAGCATTGAATGAAGCTTCTCATAAAATATGTCCAAGATGCACGGGAACTGGTGTAATTAGAGATACAGAGTCAAGCGCCTTACAAATACTAAGGTTAATTCAAGAAGAAGCAATGAAAGAAGGAACTTATATTATACATGCACAAGTTCCAGTAGATGTTGCTACTTATCTGCTTAATGAGAAGCGTAATGATATAAACAATATAGAAAGTCAACAAAAAATCAAATTGATATTAATACCAAATAAATATTTGGAAACACCCAATTATAATATTGAAAGACTAAAACAAGATGATCAAAAGCTTGAAGAAAATAAAACGAGCTTTAGAATGATCGATGCACCTATTAATAATATTATATTTAATAACTCAGAGACGGAAGAAAAAATTCGTCCAGAAGCAATAGTAAAAACAGCTACTCCTTCTCAACCTGCTCCTATGCCAATAATTAAAAAAGATATAAATAAAGTCAAGAAAAATAATATATTTAAAATAATATTATCTTGGCTGTGGAGAAAAAATACAAAAAATAGTGATAATAATATTGAAGGTATATCCAATACAGAAAACAGTAGAATTCTAAAGGTTGATAGAAAGTATAAATATAAGAATAAACAACAAAATAAAATTTCACAAAATAGGAAACAACCATTAAATAATGAAATTAACGATGTAAATAACAAAACAGAATCACAAACAGTTTATGCTAATAAGCAATTGGATACTGTCAATGAAGATAAAAATATAAATTCAACTATTAATAATAAAAAAGATTCTATAAAAAACAAACGGAATATTTTGAATGATCAATCTATTGTGCAAAATGAAGAAAAATTATCAAAGCAAATCACACAGGATATTGATATTGCAAATTTAACAAATGTTAGTCCTATATCAGAGAAAAGTGAACGTAAGTACGTTAACCGTAGACGTCATAATAAAAAGAATCGTGATTTTGATAATTCTTTAATAAAAGCTACGGATAAGATAGATCATTCCTTTTCTTCAAATCTAAATGTAGATAGCAGTAAAGCTCAAGATATAGATTTAGAAAAAAATAAAATGAATCCTATCCCCGAAATTAGTATTTCGAAAAAGATAGATGATGACAATCAATTATTGAAATCAAAGTTAACAAATTTCACATTAAATAATGCAGAAGGCAACATTTCTTTGGAAGATAAAACAAAGACATCTGATAGTCAAGGAATAAACTTAGGCATCTTAAAAATGGTTGAAACAAAAACTAATGATATTCATGGAAATATAGAGGCAAGTAACATATCCGCAAAATTAGGAAGAAAAACATATGTAAGCGATTTAAGTAATTGTAATAAAGAAAATAATAGAAAACCTTTAATACAAGTAGAAACGAAGAAATAA
- the accD gene encoding acetyl-CoA carboxylase, carboxyltransferase subunit beta, translating to MSWLGKLLPRINKSNDSGTRRVPEGLWVKCSSCESVLYSDDLVDSLQVCPKCNYHMRICARTRINYMLDVENRVEISSRIRSIDILKFKDKRKYSDRLNEATKSTGESDAIVIFSGLMFDIPVVLACFEFQFMGGSMGSVVGERFKDAVQYSINNNMPFICISASGGARMQESLFSLMQMAKTNAMLTLLSSSKLPFISILTDPTMGGVSASFAFMGDVIIAEPKALIGFAGPRVIEQTVREKLPDGFQKSEFLLQKGAIDMVVDRRNLKRKVADIISLLMPKRK from the coding sequence ATGAGTTGGCTTGGTAAGCTTTTACCACGAATAAATAAATCTAATGATAGTGGCACTAGACGTGTTCCTGAGGGGCTATGGGTTAAGTGCAGCTCTTGTGAGTCTGTTTTATATAGTGATGATTTAGTTGATAGTCTGCAAGTTTGTCCAAAATGTAATTATCATATGAGAATCTGTGCTAGAACTCGTATTAATTACATGTTGGATGTTGAGAACAGAGTTGAAATATCTTCTAGAATTAGATCCATTGATATATTGAAATTTAAAGACAAAAGAAAATATAGTGATAGGCTCAATGAGGCTACTAAATCTACTGGAGAATCTGATGCTATTGTTATTTTTAGTGGTCTTATGTTCGATATACCTGTTGTTTTGGCTTGTTTTGAATTCCAATTTATGGGTGGATCTATGGGATCTGTTGTCGGAGAGAGATTTAAAGATGCTGTTCAGTATTCTATAAACAATAACATGCCTTTTATATGCATATCAGCTTCTGGTGGTGCTCGCATGCAGGAAAGTCTATTTTCCTTGATGCAAATGGCCAAAACCAATGCTATGTTGACATTACTTTCATCATCAAAATTGCCATTTATCAGTATATTAACTGACCCTACCATGGGTGGCGTATCAGCTAGTTTTGCTTTTATGGGAGATGTTATAATTGCGGAACCAAAAGCCTTAATAGGTTTTGCAGGACCGAGGGTAATAGAGCAAACAGTTCGTGAGAAACTACCTGATGGATTCCAGAAGTCTGAATTTTTGCTTCAGAAAGGAGCGATAGATATGGTTGTTGATAGGAGAAACCTAAAAAGAAAGGTTGCTGATATCATATCTCTTTTAATGCCCAAGCGTAAATAA
- the trpA gene encoding tryptophan synthase subunit alpha translates to MKINRIKHAFSKVKDSGRKAALIPYITVGDPSVNITVPLMHALVNSGADIIELGIPFSDPMADGPIIQRSSERAISRNIGIIDVLNLVEKFRINDNETPVVLMGYENPIECIGQENFVNLAKKSGIDGVLVVDSPPEESVYFSELLKKNNMHQIFLLSPTSTEDRIRYISKIASGYIYYVSLKGVTGSGSLNVNDVNKRLEIIRKYVQIPVGVGFGVKDSETAKKIAVSADAIVIGSRIIELMEQAFNDANDIEKDACAIEAAVNFISTISNELR, encoded by the coding sequence ATGAAAATAAATCGAATTAAGCACGCATTCTCTAAAGTTAAAGATAGTGGTCGTAAGGCTGCTTTGATTCCTTATATAACTGTTGGTGACCCGTCAGTTAATATAACAGTACCATTGATGCATGCTTTAGTTAATTCTGGTGCAGATATTATTGAGCTAGGTATACCATTTTCAGATCCCATGGCAGATGGCCCAATTATACAAAGATCTTCAGAGAGAGCAATATCCAGAAATATTGGTATAATAGATGTATTAAATCTTGTCGAAAAATTCCGTATTAATGATAATGAAACCCCAGTTGTATTGATGGGGTATGAAAATCCTATTGAATGCATAGGTCAGGAGAATTTTGTTAATTTGGCTAAGAAAAGTGGTATTGATGGTGTTCTTGTTGTCGATTCTCCACCTGAAGAGTCAGTTTATTTTTCTGAATTACTAAAGAAAAATAATATGCACCAAATTTTTTTATTGTCTCCTACATCGACAGAGGATAGAATTAGATATATTTCTAAAATAGCTAGTGGTTACATATATTATGTTTCCCTTAAAGGTGTTACTGGATCTGGTAGTTTAAATGTAAATGACGTTAATAAACGTTTAGAAATAATTCGCAAATATGTACAGATACCAGTTGGTGTCGGTTTTGGAGTCAAAGATTCTGAAACAGCAAAAAAAATTGCTGTTTCAGCTGATGCTATAGTTATTGGTAGTAGAATTATAGAATTAATGGAACAAGCATTCAATGATGCAAACGATATAGAAAAAGATGCTTGCGCTATAGAAGCGGCAGTGAACTTTATATCTACAATTAGTAATGAGTTGAGATAA